In one Corallococcus sp. EGB genomic region, the following are encoded:
- a CDS encoding caspase family protein encodes MKKLEVLLGAALLFSAPEAFADTVRRALVIAHNGSDAPALPPLRYADDDGVLWAETLQRLGVETTLLVDPDEPTRKAGSLVLRSAQPPTRAAVEQAVKRLQAAALADHAAGHQTDVLIIYVGHGNTDDAGRAYFTLADARLDRTSLYSEVVDPLGADYVHVIADACRASGVVGSRGGTPDAAVLAELRGVLAREQLASRPNVGALFAESEDGETHEWSRIRAGVFSHVARSGLLGGADINGDGQVEYSELAAFVAASLHGVKGLPARLSVNAFAPTAAPRRPLVGPAPEGPRLTFPAGFEYARLSVEDAAGQRLVDLRRAPQQWTQILLPLRDVYWVRAPDAEARVTLAQLSKGMPELRPRELQERGPAEEALRRGLFAVPLDRSFYDEYVAAARLVPVDFSTPFQPPVIGGARPALAAAPPPHWTSRLELGLGAGRSPLGLARFAAGPSLSWRTPSSLDLLYYGVRGAYGVTPLAARDGIRLHRLTVEGLVGLEHPANTPLFAEAGLGWGLLGLTAPGFRQADPAMLTGHVAAGVTGRLAGMRLRLSAQVGMDRVTANGRTGVDPQYGLEISLRR; translated from the coding sequence ATGAAGAAGCTGGAAGTCCTCCTGGGGGCGGCGCTGCTCTTCTCGGCGCCGGAGGCATTCGCGGACACGGTCCGGCGCGCGCTCGTCATTGCCCACAACGGCAGTGACGCTCCCGCGCTCCCGCCGCTTCGCTACGCGGACGACGACGGCGTCCTGTGGGCGGAGACGCTCCAGCGGCTGGGCGTGGAGACGACGCTGCTGGTGGATCCGGACGAGCCCACGCGCAAGGCCGGCAGCCTCGTGCTGCGGTCCGCGCAGCCGCCCACGCGCGCCGCCGTGGAGCAGGCCGTGAAGCGGCTGCAAGCGGCGGCCCTCGCGGACCACGCGGCGGGACACCAGACGGACGTGCTGATCATCTACGTGGGCCACGGCAACACGGACGACGCGGGCCGCGCCTACTTCACGCTCGCCGACGCGCGCCTCGACCGGACCAGCCTCTATTCGGAGGTCGTGGATCCGCTGGGCGCGGACTACGTGCACGTCATCGCGGACGCGTGCCGCGCCTCGGGGGTGGTGGGCAGCCGCGGCGGCACGCCGGACGCGGCGGTGCTGGCGGAGTTGCGCGGCGTCCTGGCGCGCGAACAGCTGGCGTCGCGCCCGAACGTGGGCGCCCTCTTCGCGGAGAGCGAGGACGGCGAGACGCACGAGTGGTCCCGCATCCGCGCGGGCGTCTTCAGCCACGTGGCCCGCTCCGGCCTGCTGGGTGGCGCGGACATCAACGGCGACGGGCAGGTGGAGTACAGCGAGCTGGCCGCGTTCGTGGCCGCCTCGCTGCACGGCGTGAAGGGCCTGCCCGCGCGCCTGTCCGTCAACGCCTTCGCGCCCACGGCCGCGCCTCGCCGCCCGCTGGTGGGACCCGCGCCGGAAGGGCCCCGGCTCACCTTCCCCGCCGGCTTCGAGTACGCGCGACTCTCCGTGGAGGACGCGGCCGGCCAGCGGCTGGTGGACCTGCGCCGGGCGCCGCAGCAGTGGACGCAGATCCTGCTGCCCCTGCGCGACGTGTACTGGGTGCGCGCGCCGGACGCGGAGGCGCGCGTGACGTTGGCGCAGCTGTCCAAGGGCATGCCCGAGCTGCGCCCGCGTGAGCTGCAGGAGCGCGGTCCCGCGGAGGAGGCGCTCCGCCGGGGCCTGTTCGCCGTGCCGCTGGACCGCTCCTTCTACGACGAGTACGTCGCCGCCGCGAGGCTGGTTCCGGTGGACTTCAGCACGCCCTTCCAGCCGCCCGTCATCGGCGGGGCGCGCCCGGCGCTGGCCGCCGCTCCGCCGCCCCACTGGACGTCCCGGCTGGAGCTGGGCCTGGGCGCGGGGCGCTCGCCGCTGGGGCTGGCGAGGTTCGCCGCCGGGCCCAGCCTGTCGTGGCGCACGCCGTCCTCGCTGGACCTGCTCTACTACGGCGTGCGCGGGGCGTACGGCGTGACGCCGCTCGCGGCCCGGGACGGCATCCGGCTGCACCGCCTCACGGTGGAGGGGCTGGTGGGGTTGGAGCATCCCGCGAACACACCGCTGTTCGCGGAAGCCGGGTTGGGCTGGGGCCTGCTGGGGCTGACGGCGCCGGGCTTCCGGCAGGCGGACCCCGCGATGCTCACCGGACACGTGGCCGCGGGCGTGACGGGGCGGCTCGCGGGCATGCGATTGCGGCTGTCCGCCCAGGTGGGCATGGACCGCGTCACCGCCAATGGCCGGACCGGCGTGGATCCGCAGTACGGCC